The DNA segment AGATCACGCGAGAACAAAAACTAGCTCAAACTGCACCAGCAAGAAATCACCGCAGTCGTGGCCCTGCCGCGTCCGCACGTCTCGAGGGGGGACGCCCTGATGCTTCGTCATCTTTTGATCGCCGCCGCGCTTCTATGCGGCATTGTTGCAACCGCCGACAACGCCTTGGCTGACCAACGGGCCTATGGCCAAAACTGGGGTGGGCAGGCGGATACGCGCGACTGGAACCGCTTCTATCACTACCCGTACGTGTACTACCCCCAGAACTTCTACGGGCAGGAGTACTTCCGCAGCAGTGATGACATGTACCATCGCTATCCGCAGGAAATGCGAATCCCCGTTTACAATAAGAAATGGCACAACGCTTACCCAAGCAACCGCCGTTTTCACAGCGGTCACCAGTTCATCCTGGACGTGTTCTAGGTCGCTGACCGTTTGGCAATCGCTATGTTCACCGGCACCAAAATTCGCATCCTCGGTCGACTACTCGACGCGTCGGATGCGCCGGTGTGGGTGATCGGCAGCGATGGAACGTTGGTGTACTTGTCTGGTGGCGCAGCCGACTGGCTCCGGCGCGATGTCGGGCCGTTGTTGGGCCGGCGCTGTATCGCCGGCGCAGCCATTTCGAACGATCCGCTCGACCGTATCGCGGCATCACTGTCGCCGCCGCCCGGGTTTGCTGCGCGAGGCACCGCGTCACTGCGGATCCAATTGCCCGCCGTCATCGATGGCGACAACAGTCTAGCACCGCGACGTCCACCGATCGAAGTTCGCTTTGTTCGTATCGGCACCGGTCTGGACGCGATGACCATCGCAATCGGTGGCTCGTTTGATGATCGTGTCGTTGATCCCGAACTGAAAGACGCCGTAGCGCTGCGCGAACGTCTGGATCGTTGGCGGCGCCGGCACGCCGCCATCACCACGATCGCGACGGCTGGCACATCGACAGGTGCCCGGCGATTGCGGCGACGATTGCAAGTTGCAGCAGCAACCCGCACCGACATTGGTTTCTTTGGTCCGTCCGGATCGTCCGCCGAAACGATTGCCTCGCGCATTCATCAACTCGCTGCGCCCGGCGAACCGATTGTGGTCGTGGACGGTTCGCTGATGGATCCGGAGTTATTGGACGCGACGTTGATTCCGCTGATCAATCGTTTATCGGACTCGGCATCGGCCATGGGCACCGCACTAGTACGAAGTCTCGACGAGATGCCGCTGGACGCGCAAAGCCGACTCGCGGAATTGCATTCGACCTATGGCGGACGACTTCGGCTGATCGCTTTGTGTGGCGATCTGAGTAGCGATCGTCCAACTGTCGTTCGCGACGACGATGCGCTAGCGATCGACGTCGATCCGATGATGTCTCTACAGTTCGATCACACAGCGACTCGTTCGATTAGCTTGCGATTGGTTGAGATCCTAAGCGCGTTGTCAGTCGTCATCGAACCACTTTCCAAACGCATCGAAGACGTGCCATTGTTGGCCACTGCGATTCTGGATTCTCGTCGCGCTGCTGGCGAAGGATCGGCTGAACGAATCAGCCGCGCGGCGCTGGACAGCCTGGTCATCTACCCGTGGCCAAACAACTACGACGAACTGGATGCGGCCATTCGCCAAGCCATCCGCGCCGCAACCGGCAACTCAATCGCACCCGAGCATCTGCCGCTGGCCATTCGCACTTACCGACCCGGCGGACAAGCTGCTGCGATCAAAGCGATGACGGTCTCGCTTGATGATGCCGTCTCGCGATACGAGACGCGGTTAATCAACGAAGCCGTGGAAGCAGCGGACGGCAATCGCGCCGAAGCCGCACGACGACTGGGAATCAGCCGAGCACGTTTGCTGCGCAAGTTGGACGACAAACCCGAAGGAAAATCGGATGATCAAGCCGATTCCAAATCAAAATCACCGAGATCATCATGAGCCAGCGGTCGGTCCTTTCCCAACCGCTATCCGCGGCGACCGATCGTCGCCATGTTTGTCCATGGATCGTGGTCGAGCGTGCTCTGCCCACCGATGATCGCGTTCGGCCCGGCCGCTGGTTCACCGCATCGCGCCAGTTCGTACCGGCAATGGTCGATCCGCCGCTGATGATGTCCATTGTCACGATCTCACCATTTGAAGCCGACAATATCCGCGCACACTTGGCGGGATACCGTCGCGGCGTCGTCGTTTGGGACGTCGATCGCGACAATCTGGTCGCGGTATGCGACCGAATCAACGCCCTAGCGATCGCAATGCCAGCGGTCGCTCAAATCGCAGCGGCACCTGACCTTTCGGACGGTCATTGTTTGGTGCTGTCGGAGTTTCGGGTGGCAGCGACGATCCGCCATCCCGAAGATTTGCCCGGGATGACACGTTTCGTCGGTCGCTATTTTGCCGTGTAACGATTTTGCCGTTTATCTGGCGGACGCCCGCAGACTGCCCCCATTAACACGACTGGCCAAGCACCTAGACTGAGAGGCGACCATTTCATGCCTGCCTCCCAACCACCAAGCGCTTCGCCATGAGCAATCTCTCCGTCGACTCCGTCCGCGCCGCCATCGAAAGTCATCCCGATCCTGAATCGGGTCGCCCCATCGGTTCGATGGACCAGATTCAAGACATCACGGTCGACGGCAACGCAACCGTCGTCACGATCGGCCTAACATCCCACTCGGCACCGATCGCCGATGAAGTCGCCGAAGCGATAGAAAGCAAAATCGTCGCTGCGATTCCTGGTACCGAAGTCCAAATCAAAATCGTCGATCACAAGCGACCGCCCGCTCGGCTCGGTCAAATTGGTTTACGTTGCAAGAGCGTCATCGCCGTAGGCAGTGGCAAGGGTGGCGTCGGCAAGAGCACCGTCGCCGCATCGTTGGCCCTGACGCTGCGGCGGATGGGATGCAAAGTCGGCTTGATGGACGCCGATGTTTATGGCCCCAGCATTCCCCACCTGCTTGGCCTTTCCGGCCGACCGGCCATCACCGAATCAAAACGCATCGAACCGATCAAACTGGGCGACATGCCGGTGATGTCGATGGGATTCTTGATCGAACCCGACCAAGCGGTGATTTGGCGTGGCCCGATGCTGCACGGATCGATCAATCAGTTCCTTGGCGAGACCGACTGGGGTGATTTGGACTACTTGATCATCGACATGCCGCCGGGCACCGGTGACATCGCACTGACGCTCTCCCAGGCCCTGCCACTGGCCGGCAGCGTCGTCGTCTGCACTCCCCAAGAAGTCGCGCTGCTGGACGCGGTCAAGGCAATCAGCATGTTCCGTAAGGTCAACATTCCGATCTTGGGCATGGTCGAAAACATGAGCGGGTTCTTGTGCCCGGATTGCGGGAAGACGTACGACATTTTCGGCAGCGGTGGTGCCCGCACCAAAGCGGAAGAGCTTGGCGTGGCCTACCTAGGTGGTTTGCCCATCGACATCACGCTTCGCAAAGCCGGTGACGAAGGACGCTTGGCTGACGTCATCAACAGCGACGAAAAAGCCCGCGCCCCATTCGATGCGATTGCCAAGTCGGTCGTCCGCAATTTGGCCGCCAAAGCCGCTGCGGCCCCTCCGAAAGCCAGCCTGCCAACGCTGTAGCAACAACAAACGCATCGTCACCAGCGTTTCGATGCGCATCAGCCATACGCCACCGCCCGATCGCCTCGGATCTCGGGCTGCTTGCTCCGTTTTTTCCATCGCGACCTGCTCGCGGTTGCCCTGGCGTCTGTCGCGACGACCAAACCGGCTGGCAAGATACGCAAAATAGGAGACTTTGGCGTGTGTTTGATCGGGCAGCACATCATTCAACAACGCGATTCGGTGCAGGCGTTCGGCGGCCGTTCGCTACCGAATTCAACGAAAAAAGCCGCACCAGAACTGAATCTGACACGGCTTTGAGTGCATTCCACGTGGCCTTGATGACAAGGCCCGGCAGTGGTGCGATTATTAGCGACGCTTTTTGGTTGCTTTCTTCTTAGTTGCTTTCTTCTTTGCAACCTTCTTCTTAGCAACTTTCTTCTTAGCAGCCTTCTTCTTGGTTGCTTTCTTCTTCGTAGCCTTCTTCGCTACTTTCTTCTTGGTTGCTTTCTTCTTCGTCGCCTTCTTCTTGGTGGCGCGCTTTACGGCCTTCTTCTTCGTTGCTTTCTTCTTGGTTGCCTTCTTCTTCGTTGCGCGCTTTACAGCTTTCTTCTTGGTCGCTTTCTTCTTCGTTGCTTTTTTCTTAGCCATGTGCTTTTCTCCGCTGAGAAAGAAGCGTTGATGAGTCTTTGTGACTTCGAAAACAAGTTCTCGAAGTCAACGGCCACGGCCCATCAAACGCCAGGTGTGATTGAACTTCAAAGCCATGGTGTCCAACACCGCAGAGGCCTTTTGTTTCAACCGTTAAAAACTGCGCGTAACTTTACGCGCTTCTCAAGATTCCGCAACATCTTTTTTGAGAAAAAGTGGTTGCACAACAATTTTTTTTTGTTATCGCGAGACGAAATCATCGCTCAGTTGTCGCGAACAATCGCGCGTTCGCTTCAACAATTCGTCACCGTCGAAGACATGTTCAGCGCACTTCTTCGAGTCAAAAAATGCAGCGCGCTGACAGGCTGTGATCGCGACGCAAATGTGTCATCTGCCTGCGAGTTGCAACTGCTGATAATTCGAAATGCCGAACATGATGAACATGATCGCCAAGTACTGATCTCCATTAGAAAACCCGTACAAAACGATCAATCCCGATACAATCACGCTAATCCAAAGCGCTGTCTGACGACTTCCGCCACGCAGATCAACGATCGAACTTGTGATGTTGCCACCATCAAGCGGCAACACCGGGATCAAGTTCAAGATCGCCCAAAAGATGCTCGGAAACAAAAAGAAATCGACCAATGCGTATAACCCGACGCTCTGCGTCAACAGCGGCTCACCTTGGTCGGCGCCGATGGCATTTTGCAGGACATTGGGAAACTGAAAAATTGTTTGGAATTGGTCCAAGCGATACCCCAAAAACTTCACCAAGACGATCAAAATCGC comes from the Rubripirellula reticaptiva genome and includes:
- a CDS encoding AAA-type ATPase lid domain-containing protein encodes the protein MFTGTKIRILGRLLDASDAPVWVIGSDGTLVYLSGGAADWLRRDVGPLLGRRCIAGAAISNDPLDRIAASLSPPPGFAARGTASLRIQLPAVIDGDNSLAPRRPPIEVRFVRIGTGLDAMTIAIGGSFDDRVVDPELKDAVALRERLDRWRRRHAAITTIATAGTSTGARRLRRRLQVAAATRTDIGFFGPSGSSAETIASRIHQLAAPGEPIVVVDGSLMDPELLDATLIPLINRLSDSASAMGTALVRSLDEMPLDAQSRLAELHSTYGGRLRLIALCGDLSSDRPTVVRDDDALAIDVDPMMSLQFDHTATRSISLRLVEILSALSVVIEPLSKRIEDVPLLATAILDSRRAAGEGSAERISRAALDSLVIYPWPNNYDELDAAIRQAIRAATGNSIAPEHLPLAIRTYRPGGQAAAIKAMTVSLDDAVSRYETRLINEAVEAADGNRAEAARRLGISRARLLRKLDDKPEGKSDDQADSKSKSPRSS
- a CDS encoding calmodulin-binding protein translates to MLRHLLIAAALLCGIVATADNALADQRAYGQNWGGQADTRDWNRFYHYPYVYYPQNFYGQEYFRSSDDMYHRYPQEMRIPVYNKKWHNAYPSNRRFHSGHQFILDVF
- a CDS encoding site-2 protease family protein, with amino-acid sequence MLLQEPSHSPYDLRFQLLGFPVRIAWGFWLMSIIIGYNFVQGLDMMLRQLSPGVVPLLLGWTLCVFVSILIHELGHALAYRQYGIESSVVLYHFGGLAIPRGGRSYGNLGSLQSIWISFAGPFAQLVSAAILIVLVKFLGYRLDQFQTIFQFPNVLQNAIGADQGEPLLTQSVGLYALVDFFLFPSIFWAILNLIPVLPLDGGNITSSIVDLRGGSRQTALWISVIVSGLIVLYGFSNGDQYLAIMFIMFGISNYQQLQLAGR
- a CDS encoding Mrp/NBP35 family ATP-binding protein; the encoded protein is MSNLSVDSVRAAIESHPDPESGRPIGSMDQIQDITVDGNATVVTIGLTSHSAPIADEVAEAIESKIVAAIPGTEVQIKIVDHKRPPARLGQIGLRCKSVIAVGSGKGGVGKSTVAASLALTLRRMGCKVGLMDADVYGPSIPHLLGLSGRPAITESKRIEPIKLGDMPVMSMGFLIEPDQAVIWRGPMLHGSINQFLGETDWGDLDYLIIDMPPGTGDIALTLSQALPLAGSVVVCTPQEVALLDAVKAISMFRKVNIPILGMVENMSGFLCPDCGKTYDIFGSGGARTKAEELGVAYLGGLPIDITLRKAGDEGRLADVINSDEKARAPFDAIAKSVVRNLAAKAAAAPPKASLPTL